Proteins from a genomic interval of Desulfovibrio desulfuricans:
- the uvsE gene encoding UV DNA damage repair endonuclease UvsE has product MPMIRYGFACKTIGVPGADLSALTLARATPENMLTVCRHNLRALGTMLRYCASARIPLMRISSDIIPLASHPQNTFDWRARLHEEFEALRAVLKKTGIRVSMHPGQYTVLNSPRQDVVEHAVADLVFHADFLDALGADGSARIVLHLGGGYGDRASALARLAENLLALPPHVLARISLENDERTFTIEDALCICGKCGLPAIFDVFHHSLNAPAKGNLAYWLDRAMESWTPQHGRPKLHYSQQLAGGKPGMHSRSIAMREFMEFHQSLGQREVDVMLEVKDKNLSAEKCIQLTNPGLTRQELTAQWARYKYLVLERDQGAYTGIRALLKAETPDAKGFYALVEQAMEKELYGPQARNAAEHVWGYVDKLASPAEKKRALTGMAELQNGVAALPRVKRLLLTLAERHKVEYLLHSIYFYV; this is encoded by the coding sequence ATGCCCATGATACGTTATGGATTTGCCTGCAAGACCATCGGGGTACCCGGCGCTGACCTGAGCGCCCTTACCCTTGCCCGGGCCACGCCCGAAAACATGCTCACCGTGTGCCGCCACAACCTGCGCGCTCTGGGAACCATGTTGCGCTACTGCGCCTCGGCGCGCATCCCCCTGATGCGCATAAGCTCGGATATTATTCCGCTGGCCTCGCACCCGCAAAACACATTTGACTGGCGTGCCCGGCTGCACGAGGAGTTTGAGGCGCTGCGCGCCGTGCTGAAGAAAACCGGCATCCGGGTTTCCATGCATCCTGGTCAGTACACGGTGCTGAACTCCCCCCGGCAGGATGTAGTGGAGCACGCCGTTGCCGACCTCGTATTCCATGCCGACTTTCTTGACGCGCTTGGGGCGGACGGCAGCGCCCGCATAGTGTTGCACCTTGGCGGGGGCTATGGCGACAGGGCATCCGCCCTCGCACGGCTGGCGGAAAATCTGCTGGCCCTGCCGCCGCACGTGCTGGCCCGCATCTCGCTTGAAAACGATGAGCGCACCTTTACTATTGAAGATGCTCTGTGTATCTGCGGGAAATGCGGCCTGCCCGCCATCTTTGATGTTTTTCACCATTCCCTGAATGCCCCGGCAAAGGGAAATCTGGCGTACTGGCTTGATCGCGCCATGGAGAGCTGGACTCCGCAGCATGGCCGCCCCAAACTGCATTACAGCCAGCAGCTTGCAGGCGGCAAACCGGGCATGCACTCGCGCTCCATTGCCATGCGGGAATTTATGGAATTTCATCAATCGCTGGGGCAGCGCGAGGTGGATGTGATGCTGGAGGTGAAGGACAAAAACCTTTCAGCCGAAAAGTGCATCCAACTCACCAATCCTGGGCTGACGCGGCAGGAGCTTACGGCCCAGTGGGCCAGATACAAGTATCTGGTGCTGGAGCGAGATCAGGGCGCCTACACGGGCATACGCGCCCTGCTCAAGGCGGAGACGCCCGATGCCAAGGGTTTTTATGCGCTGGTGGAGCAGGCGATGGAAAAGGAACTTTACGGCCCGCAGGCGCGCAATGCCGCCGAACATGTGTGGGGCTATGTGGACAAGCTGGCCTCGCCCGCAGAAAAAAAGCGCGCCCTGACGGGCATGGCTGAGCTGCAAAACGGCGTTGCCGCCCTGCCGCGCGTCAAACGCCTGCTGCTGACCCTGGCCGAACGGCATAAGGTGGAATACCTGCTGCACAGCATCTATTTTTATGTGTAG
- a CDS encoding cytochrome c3 family protein — MPYPSKRVWIVGCIALAACVGLAAAGVSYSSRTEFCLSCHEMRVYQDELMLSPHAKDAQGKAIGCSQCHIPSGNLARMLGAKAWMGIKDLWVHNVEGGTDLDRAAMQPIARRFTDDANCRACHQDLTRNAKADGPISAEGLLAHDNYEGKNGQARSGCVGCHRNLAHLPAFDERIPANQKFAQKIKEIRP, encoded by the coding sequence ATGCCGTATCCTTCTAAGCGCGTCTGGATTGTGGGCTGTATCGCCCTGGCCGCGTGCGTAGGCCTGGCGGCAGCGGGAGTGTCGTATTCGTCGCGGACGGAGTTTTGCCTGTCCTGCCATGAAATGCGCGTGTATCAGGATGAACTGATGCTCTCCCCGCACGCCAAGGACGCACAGGGCAAAGCCATCGGATGCTCGCAATGCCATATCCCTTCGGGCAACCTGGCCCGCATGCTCGGCGCCAAGGCATGGATGGGGATAAAAGACCTGTGGGTTCACAATGTGGAGGGCGGTACGGATCTTGACCGGGCTGCCATGCAACCCATTGCCCGCCGCTTTACGGACGATGCCAACTGCCGCGCCTGCCATCAGGATTTGACCCGCAATGCCAAGGCAGACGGGCCGATCTCGGCAGAGGGCCTCCTTGCGCACGACAATTACGAAGGCAAGAACGGTCAGGCCCGCAGCGGCTGCGTGGGCTGCCACCGCAACCTTGCCCACTTGCCCGCATTTGACGAGCGCATTCCCGCAAATCAGAAGTTCGCACAGAAAATCAAGGAGATACGGCCATGA
- a CDS encoding DsrE family protein: protein MNYDLCLHMDSKDPAILRLVLRNAANYIKALPQERFQLVVVANGPAVTQFVKGNEEFRAIAAPLQDQGLRILLCANALADNKIDHADIWPGCDVVPAGLVEIVRLQREGFAYIKP, encoded by the coding sequence ATGAATTACGATCTCTGCCTGCACATGGACAGCAAGGACCCCGCCATTCTGCGCCTTGTTCTTCGTAATGCGGCCAACTATATCAAAGCCCTGCCCCAAGAACGCTTTCAGCTTGTGGTTGTAGCCAACGGCCCAGCCGTCACCCAGTTCGTCAAGGGCAATGAAGAATTCCGCGCCATTGCGGCCCCCCTGCAGGATCAGGGCCTGCGCATTCTGCTGTGCGCCAACGCGCTGGCCGACAACAAGATCGACCATGCCGACATCTGGCCCGGCTGCGATGTTGTGCCCGCCGGTCTTGTGGAAATTGTGCGCCTGCAACGCGAAGGTTTCGCCTACATCAAGCCCTAG
- a CDS encoding MOSC domain-containing protein, which yields MGKIIAICTSQKKGTAKKAVDQANILENHGIEGDAHAGNWHRQVSLLSWQAIEAFKARGALVANGCFGENLIVDGIDFAALPVGTRIACNDVLLEVSQIGKECHSHCQIFHTMGECIMPTQGVFAKVLHGGAVRTGDMMEVLAPSAGEAAPA from the coding sequence ATGGGCAAGATTATAGCCATTTGCACCAGCCAGAAAAAAGGCACGGCCAAAAAGGCCGTAGATCAGGCAAATATTTTAGAAAATCACGGCATTGAGGGCGATGCCCACGCGGGCAACTGGCACCGTCAGGTGAGTTTGCTTTCGTGGCAGGCCATTGAGGCCTTTAAGGCGCGGGGCGCTCTGGTTGCCAATGGCTGTTTTGGAGAAAACCTGATAGTGGACGGCATTGATTTTGCCGCGCTGCCGGTGGGAACCCGTATCGCGTGTAACGACGTGCTGCTGGAAGTTTCGCAGATCGGCAAGGAATGCCACAGCCATTGTCAGATATTCCACACCATGGGCGAATGCATCATGCCCACCCAGGGGGTCTTTGCCAAGGTGCTGCACGGCGGCGCTGTGCGCACGGGCGACATGATGGAAGTACTGGCTCCCTCTGCCGGGGAAGCCGCGCCTGCATAA
- a CDS encoding translocation/assembly module TamB domain-containing protein, producing MDQEHSAAPPSSSSATPAALGGKASPSAGQPGHRKPSGGGSGPFRKWLRRAGWALGLCVLLCAVALAATLAALRSETAQGWLTEKINTAMEAAPHAGATPAGVRARITHLSGSLPFEFFLGVELFDSDGLWMRLPDCRAQWDWRALPSVVRIASVDVNDAQLLRLPILPDAPVPAPAPSLTEATLRAMLGDALRTLGSLPGWLPQVRLEGLSILNARLPQALLGGEPPAAARNGTPPAATGAAPDAERSAPAGAEAQPAASGATLPEMHPETHPDTQGGGQNNTAADASLEGNLSLVAGTQGAKASLLVRIACAEDTPLHVAGAAIYGVESTALLTLAPSRVGEILALDATAEFAAILRRYPDPVAEDSPASLPASSPVKISSATDQPAEPGALAALLREGANARLRLAARVTAPTADGEAVGASAALEKISVEAGPLHLAGHAKWDAGGAASWLDGPLDVDIQASLGEKADMEKEAAEKSASTSAVALSTNSGGLLPQRAQLRITATGPLQTPDTQIALACSAWNVGGHALADISLKLQSTPLNWGRVLLGAIKQTGAAPAEIGLSDPGQKEAEQAAELTVKVQASAVMDNHPQRFGATLFALNDREDGHGLLRAGVRDLQCQLLGVAGSGQVAAALPLPPLAGGMPRVDGKVDVRVSDWQALSAMLPGARLDGDAALSLEFVSQRAESAVPIAAQNSSAQSPPDQNPQAQTKQTPAPQAAYTQQATLRWRVPRLAYRAGNGQPVEAQGLEGEAVLTDALGKGLLAARLDLAGVRSGAIRLGAKLRAQGSIFGPLEASLETGGFAATRCAVRWQPGLLELRRLDLDLPAQKLGLRAAAGATVRYGAGDLAVSGLDVAMKPSGRLRAQAAFGPEKLDLRLTLEHLSLAPWHVLIPALPKGELEASVRLTGTPAQPGGDIRVDARGLVVPGAALKPMNLALTGKLERDNAGGGALALRLVPDQATVAALGGTECRVEARLPLLFGPDGLPSPNMQGPLRASLRWNGAVAPLWSLMPVADQRLAGRLALSLDVGGTLEAPAPKGFVRMDDTRYENLQYGVLLTGINLRLELEEGRGGALGFARLNLAAADGQGGTARITGQGRLDGSMLDFNVVVDHLRPLRRRDIRVELSAQASVAGSAAAPQVRGTVTVNQGLVLLNNLDVGGSITTLPISEVSPVWARAGHEPPTPAVPQGKKTASPAAVGPAPTAPASGGSAGLLDLRIVIPGRFVVEGFGLKSEWKADMHVGGTPAEPLISGQLNAVKGSLDILGKNFKLARGAVTFGGGAVSNPLLDIMLTTQTPALMANISIVGTVRKMQLILSSDPEMPRDEILAQILFGKSASELGRFENLRLAAAVAQLAGFGSGSGGGVLDSARQALGVDVLRFNSGASGTNGTGQSGQGGEGMAAGSSVEMGKYLTEDIYVGVQQGAKQGTTAFVIQLELTPRANLELRTEQQSTKGGLTWKYNY from the coding sequence ATGGATCAGGAACACAGCGCGGCCCCGCCGTCTTCCTCTTCTGCCACACCCGCCGCTCTAGGCGGCAAGGCTTCCCCCAGTGCGGGCCAGCCCGGCCACAGAAAACCCTCTGGCGGGGGCAGTGGTCCCTTTCGCAAGTGGCTGCGCCGTGCTGGCTGGGCGCTGGGCCTGTGCGTACTGTTGTGCGCAGTTGCCCTTGCCGCAACCCTCGCGGCCCTGCGCAGCGAAACCGCGCAGGGCTGGCTGACGGAAAAAATCAATACAGCTATGGAAGCCGCGCCGCACGCTGGCGCAACCCCTGCCGGGGTGCGGGCGCGTATCACCCATCTTTCCGGCTCCCTGCCCTTTGAATTTTTTCTTGGGGTGGAGTTGTTCGACAGTGACGGCCTGTGGATGCGCCTGCCGGACTGCCGTGCGCAGTGGGACTGGCGCGCCCTGCCTTCGGTCGTGCGTATTGCTTCTGTAGATGTGAACGATGCGCAACTGCTGCGCCTGCCCATACTGCCGGACGCGCCTGTGCCTGCGCCTGCGCCGTCCCTGACTGAGGCGACCTTGCGCGCCATGCTGGGTGATGCCCTGCGTACGCTTGGCAGTTTGCCCGGCTGGTTGCCGCAGGTGCGCCTTGAAGGGCTGAGCATCCTCAATGCCCGTTTGCCTCAGGCCTTGCTGGGCGGGGAGCCTCCTGCCGCTGCCCGGAATGGAACTCCGCCAGCCGCTACGGGTGCCGCGCCAGATGCTGAAAGAAGTGCGCCTGCCGGCGCAGAGGCCCAGCCAGCGGCATCCGGCGCAACGTTGCCCGAAATGCATCCCGAGACGCATCCCGATACGCAGGGCGGAGGGCAAAACAACACTGCTGCCGATGCCAGTCTTGAAGGCAACCTGAGCTTGGTGGCCGGAACACAGGGTGCGAAAGCATCCCTGCTGGTCAGGATTGCATGTGCGGAAGATACCCCCCTGCACGTGGCCGGGGCGGCAATCTACGGGGTGGAGTCAACAGCCCTTCTTACCCTTGCTCCCTCCCGCGTGGGCGAAATTCTTGCACTTGATGCCACAGCGGAGTTTGCCGCAATCCTGCGCAGATATCCCGACCCTGTTGCCGAGGATTCTCCTGCAAGCCTCCCCGCAAGTTCCCCCGTAAAAATATCTTCTGCCACTGATCAGCCCGCCGAACCAGGTGCACTTGCCGCCTTGCTGCGTGAAGGCGCCAATGCGCGGCTGCGCCTTGCGGCGCGCGTGACGGCTCCCACCGCAGATGGCGAAGCTGTCGGGGCCAGCGCTGCGCTGGAGAAAATCAGCGTTGAAGCCGGGCCTCTGCATCTTGCCGGTCACGCAAAGTGGGACGCTGGCGGGGCCGCTTCGTGGCTGGACGGGCCGCTGGATGTGGATATTCAGGCCAGCCTGGGCGAGAAAGCTGATATGGAAAAAGAGGCGGCTGAAAAATCCGCATCCACATCAGCCGTTGCCCTTTCCACGAATAGCGGCGGGCTGTTGCCGCAACGCGCCCAGTTGCGCATCACGGCAACGGGGCCGCTGCAAACTCCAGATACCCAGATAGCGCTGGCTTGCTCCGCGTGGAACGTGGGCGGGCATGCTCTGGCGGATATTTCCCTGAAACTGCAATCCACGCCGCTCAACTGGGGGCGAGTGCTGCTTGGCGCTATCAAGCAGACAGGTGCAGCTCCGGCAGAAATCGGGCTGTCAGACCCTGGCCAAAAAGAGGCGGAGCAGGCAGCGGAACTGACAGTTAAGGTGCAGGCCTCTGCCGTGATGGATAACCATCCACAGCGTTTTGGCGCTACGCTTTTTGCCCTGAACGACAGGGAAGACGGGCATGGTCTTTTGCGCGCTGGCGTGCGTGATCTTCAATGCCAGTTGCTGGGCGTGGCTGGTTCCGGTCAGGTGGCTGCGGCCTTGCCTCTGCCGCCTTTGGCGGGCGGCATGCCCCGCGTGGACGGCAAGGTGGATGTGCGCGTGTCCGACTGGCAGGCGCTGTCAGCCATGTTGCCGGGGGCGCGGCTGGACGGAGACGCAGCGCTCTCCCTTGAATTCGTTTCGCAGCGGGCGGAATCTGCGGTGCCCATAGCCGCTCAAAATTCGTCAGCTCAGAGTCCCCCCGATCAGAATCCTCAGGCCCAGACAAAGCAGACTCCTGCCCCACAGGCCGCGTACACCCAGCAGGCAACGCTTCGCTGGCGTGTGCCCCGGCTGGCCTATAGGGCAGGCAACGGCCAGCCGGTGGAAGCCCAGGGTTTGGAGGGCGAGGCGGTGCTGACTGATGCCCTTGGCAAGGGCCTGCTTGCCGCCCGGCTTGACCTCGCCGGGGTGCGCAGCGGTGCCATTCGCCTTGGTGCCAAACTGCGCGCGCAGGGTTCCATATTCGGGCCATTGGAGGCCAGCCTTGAAACAGGCGGATTTGCCGCAACGCGTTGCGCAGTGCGCTGGCAGCCCGGTCTGCTTGAATTGCGCCGCCTTGATCTTGACCTGCCCGCGCAAAAGCTGGGCCTGCGCGCGGCGGCAGGGGCCACAGTGCGCTACGGCGCGGGCGATCTGGCGGTCAGCGGTCTTGATGTAGCCATGAAGCCTTCCGGCAGGTTACGGGCGCAGGCCGCCTTTGGGCCGGAAAAGCTCGATCTGCGCCTCACGCTTGAACATCTTTCGCTCGCGCCCTGGCATGTTCTGATCCCTGCCCTGCCCAAGGGCGAGCTTGAGGCCAGCGTGCGGCTTACCGGCACCCCGGCCCAACCCGGCGGGGATATACGCGTGGATGCGCGCGGCCTTGTGGTGCCGGGGGCGGCGCTCAAACCCATGAATCTTGCGCTGACAGGCAAGCTGGAGCGGGACAACGCTGGCGGCGGTGCGCTGGCCCTGCGTCTTGTGCCGGATCAGGCCACGGTGGCGGCTCTGGGCGGCACGGAATGCCGGGTAGAGGCCCGTTTGCCCCTTCTTTTCGGGCCGGACGGATTGCCGAGCCCGAACATGCAGGGGCCGCTGCGCGCATCCTTGCGATGGAACGGAGCCGTGGCCCCCTTGTGGAGCCTGATGCCTGTGGCTGATCAGCGGCTTGCGGGGCGGCTTGCTCTTTCGCTTGATGTGGGCGGCACCCTTGAGGCCCCGGCCCCCAAGGGGTTTGTGCGCATGGACGATACCCGCTACGAAAATTTGCAGTACGGCGTGCTGCTCACGGGCATCAACCTGCGGCTTGAACTTGAAGAAGGCCGTGGCGGCGCATTGGGGTTTGCCCGTCTGAACCTCGCTGCAGCCGACGGGCAGGGCGGTACAGCGCGCATCACAGGGCAGGGCAGGCTCGACGGCAGCATGCTTGATTTCAATGTCGTGGTTGACCATCTGCGCCCCTTGCGCCGCCGCGACATCCGCGTGGAGCTTTCAGCGCAGGCTTCCGTGGCTGGCAGCGCCGCAGCGCCCCAAGTACGCGGAACCGTCACCGTGAATCAGGGCCTTGTGCTGCTCAATAACCTTGACGTGGGCGGCAGCATCACCACTCTGCCCATCAGCGAGGTCTCGCCCGTCTGGGCCAGAGCAGGGCATGAGCCGCCCACGCCTGCCGTGCCGCAGGGCAAAAAGACAGCATCCCCCGCAGCCGTCGGCCCAGCCCCAACTGCTCCCGCTTCTGGCGGCAGTGCGGGCCTGCTGGACTTGCGCATTGTCATCCCGGGGCGCTTTGTCGTGGAAGGGTTTGGCCTCAAGAGCGAGTGGAAGGCAGACATGCACGTGGGTGGTACGCCCGCCGAACCGCTGATCTCCGGCCAGCTTAACGCCGTAAAAGGCAGCCTTGATATTCTGGGCAAAAATTTCAAGCTGGCGCGGGGCGCTGTGACCTTTGGCGGCGGGGCTGTATCCAATCCCCTGCTGGACATCATGCTGACCACTCAGACCCCTGCACTCATGGCCAATATCAGCATTGTTGGTACGGTGCGCAAAATGCAGTTGATCCTGAGCAGCGACCCTGAAATGCCGCGCGATGAAATTCTTGCCCAGATACTCTTTGGCAAAAGTGCCAGCGAACTTGGGCGGTTCGAAAATCTGCGTCTGGCTGCTGCCGTGGCCCAACTGGCCGGATTTGGCTCGGGCAGCGGCGGCGGTGTGCTGGATTCTGCACGTCAGGCGCTGGGCGTCGATGTGCTGCGCTTCAATTCCGGCGCTTCCGGCACAAACGGGACGGGCCAGTCGGGCCAAGGCGGCGAAGGCATGGCGGCGGGCAGCTCGGTGGAGATGGGCAAGTACCTCACGGAAGATATTTATGTGGGCGTGCAGCAGGGTGCCAAACAGGGCACGACTGCCTTTGTTATCCAACTGGAGCTGACCCCGAGGGCCAACCTCGAACTGCGCACCGAGCAGCAGAGTACCAAGGGCGGCCTGACCTGGAAGTACAATTACTGA
- the thiM gene encoding hydroxyethylthiazole kinase, protein MECFGEILDMVRRQSPVVHSITNYVTVNDCANIILAAGGSPIMADDAAEVEQIVGLSSALVLNIGTLNTRTAASMLAAGKRANALNIPVVLDPVGAGASSLRNETLRTLMREVRFAVIKGNSSEIRFLAGDKATARGVDADEGTLVSEYNLAASARMAMDMCAATGAIIIISGRIDIVAHPKGAWAVSNGDPLMTRITGAGCMTAAVVGCCVGAAPAELPQACLCAMCSMGVAGEIAAENMGAVGGGTGTYRTLLLDAMSSLDGPAITCRGKVQHIA, encoded by the coding sequence ATGGAATGCTTTGGGGAAATTCTCGACATGGTGCGCCGCCAAAGCCCCGTGGTGCACAGCATTACAAACTATGTGACAGTCAATGACTGCGCCAATATCATTCTGGCTGCGGGGGGATCGCCCATCATGGCTGATGATGCGGCGGAAGTGGAGCAGATTGTGGGCCTCAGTTCGGCTCTGGTTCTCAATATCGGCACACTCAACACCCGCACGGCGGCATCCATGCTGGCGGCGGGCAAACGCGCCAATGCCCTGAACATTCCCGTTGTGCTCGACCCTGTGGGCGCGGGCGCTTCCAGCCTGCGCAACGAAACACTGCGCACCCTGATGCGGGAAGTGCGCTTTGCCGTCATAAAGGGCAACAGTTCTGAAATCCGTTTTCTGGCGGGCGACAAAGCCACGGCGCGCGGTGTTGACGCCGATGAAGGCACGCTCGTTTCAGAATACAACCTTGCCGCCTCGGCCCGCATGGCTATGGACATGTGCGCCGCCACTGGTGCGATTATCATCATCAGCGGGCGCATCGACATTGTGGCCCACCCCAAGGGGGCCTGGGCCGTCAGCAACGGCGACCCGCTCATGACGCGCATCACCGGCGCAGGCTGTATGACAGCCGCCGTGGTGGGCTGCTGCGTGGGCGCTGCCCCGGCTGAGCTGCCCCAGGCCTGCCTGTGCGCCATGTGCTCCATGGGCGTGGCCGGGGAAATTGCCGCAGAAAATATGGGGGCCGTGGGCGGCGGCACAGGCACCTACCGCACTCTGCTGCTGGATGCCATGAGTTCCCTTGACGGCCCCGCCATCACCTGCCGGGGCAAGGTACAGCACATAGCCTGA
- a CDS encoding autotransporter assembly complex protein TamA: MLRALAVLVLLLCAGGCGLLARAPAEEPQPAPPGLETAWQGKPVPYKVRIKVQDGPDSLAGQMKASSQLVQLAKEPPDSLLALERRARADTASAQSLLHSQGYYDGLASVQIDKDASPVVVDLVLSPGKRYSLGRADVYYDPEPDIPQFFRNRQREVGFWGLQTEPVPPPSFPTVLPGVAIGKPIAADDLLAAVDALPESLRRQGYPLAAVADTSYTLDREARKLNADILVRPGPPALMGRIEVRGAKEVNAEYVQRLAPWNVGEEPWDSDMVEDYANKLRGLGLFRSVQVKPQEENLAWGAGRESASVLPLEVTVAESPFHSVGASARYDTDTGIGVEGMWENRNVFGNGEKLTLSAPLATETQGLKAVFEKPAFMAREQKLLVTGSTLREDTSAYEKIAGSGSGDIERRLSRQWWGSAGLGGESGTIKDNEQDPKGYGFFGPRVGLRRDTRNNILNPSDGSELAVKVKPYTGFYGESFNVMTGVVSASGYYAPFRKDGLPDDKLVLAGRVEAGGLAGAGLRTIPASLRYYTGGAGSVRGYAYQSLGPRDHKDEPLGGRSYQVVNLEARYKITEDVGIVPFLDGGMVYRDELPRIIGDMSWGAGLGLRYYTPIGPVRLDVGFPLQPIDGDPPVQIYVSIGQSF, translated from the coding sequence TTGCTGCGAGCGCTCGCAGTCTTGGTGTTGCTGCTGTGCGCCGGGGGCTGCGGTTTGCTGGCCCGCGCGCCCGCAGAAGAACCGCAGCCAGCGCCGCCGGGGCTGGAAACGGCGTGGCAGGGCAAGCCAGTGCCGTACAAGGTGCGTATCAAGGTGCAGGATGGCCCGGATTCTCTGGCAGGGCAGATGAAAGCCTCAAGCCAGCTTGTGCAGCTTGCCAAGGAGCCGCCAGACAGCCTGCTGGCTCTGGAAAGGCGCGCCAGAGCCGACACCGCCAGCGCGCAAAGCCTGCTGCATTCCCAAGGCTATTATGACGGCCTTGCTTCCGTTCAAATAGACAAGGACGCCTCGCCCGTTGTTGTTGACCTCGTTCTTTCGCCGGGCAAACGCTACAGCCTTGGCCGCGCCGATGTGTACTACGATCCGGAACCCGACATCCCGCAGTTTTTCCGCAACCGGCAGCGCGAGGTGGGCTTTTGGGGGCTGCAAACAGAACCCGTGCCCCCGCCGTCCTTCCCCACGGTTTTGCCCGGCGTAGCCATTGGCAAGCCTATTGCCGCCGATGACCTGCTCGCGGCGGTGGATGCCCTGCCAGAATCCTTGCGGCGGCAGGGCTATCCCCTGGCCGCAGTGGCGGATACCAGCTACACCCTCGACCGCGAGGCCCGCAAACTCAATGCCGATATCCTGGTGCGGCCCGGCCCTCCGGCGCTCATGGGCCGCATCGAAGTGCGCGGAGCCAAGGAAGTGAACGCCGAATACGTACAGCGGCTCGCCCCCTGGAATGTGGGCGAGGAACCGTGGGATTCGGACATGGTGGAAGACTACGCCAACAAGCTGCGTGGTCTGGGCCTGTTCCGCTCCGTGCAGGTCAAACCTCAGGAAGAAAATCTCGCCTGGGGCGCGGGGCGCGAAAGCGCCTCCGTGCTGCCCCTGGAAGTGACCGTTGCGGAATCGCCCTTCCATTCGGTAGGGGCCAGCGCCCGGTACGATACGGATACGGGAATTGGCGTGGAAGGCATGTGGGAAAACCGCAATGTCTTCGGCAATGGAGAAAAACTCACGCTTTCAGCGCCGCTGGCTACGGAAACGCAAGGCCTCAAGGCTGTGTTTGAAAAGCCTGCCTTTATGGCCAGGGAGCAGAAACTGCTCGTCACCGGCTCCACCCTGCGGGAAGATACCAGCGCCTACGAAAAAATTGCGGGCAGCGGTTCCGGCGACATTGAGCGGCGGCTTTCTCGTCAGTGGTGGGGCAGCGCTGGCCTTGGAGGCGAAAGCGGCACCATCAAGGATAACGAGCAGGATCCCAAGGGCTACGGATTTTTTGGGCCACGCGTGGGCCTGCGGCGTGACACGCGCAACAATATCCTCAATCCTTCCGACGGCTCGGAGCTTGCGGTCAAGGTCAAGCCTTACACGGGCTTTTACGGCGAATCATTCAACGTCATGACAGGCGTTGTTTCAGCCAGCGGCTACTATGCCCCCTTCCGCAAGGACGGCCTGCCGGACGACAAGCTTGTGCTGGCGGGCAGGGTTGAGGCCGGGGGGCTTGCTGGTGCCGGGCTGCGCACCATCCCGGCCAGTTTGCGCTACTACACGGGCGGGGCGGGTTCTGTGCGCGGCTATGCCTATCAGTCGCTCGGCCCGCGCGACCACAAGGACGAGCCGCTGGGCGGGCGTTCCTATCAGGTGGTCAATCTTGAGGCGCGCTATAAAATTACCGAAGATGTGGGCATTGTGCCTTTTCTGGATGGCGGCATGGTCTACAGGGACGAGCTGCCGCGCATCATTGGCGACATGAGCTGGGGCGCTGGCCTTGGCCTGCGGTACTACACGCCCATCGGGCCCGTGCGGCTGGACGTGGGCTTTCCCCTGCAGCCCATTGACGGCGACCCCCCGGTGCAGATTTACGTCAGCATAGGACAGTCTTTCTGA
- a CDS encoding GNAT family N-acetyltransferase, producing MSGADEKALLQALRIRQATACDHAALADLWRRSVEATHYFLSSGEVERLFHDVRNTYLPGVEILWVAELAPCGQTALAQYAAGSPLAGFIGCNGAQVKMLFVEPRCFRHGVGRALLEHVRALHSRLALDVNEQNPQALAFYERQGFKVVGRSALDGQGNPYPLLHMEWQGETA from the coding sequence ATGAGCGGCGCTGACGAAAAGGCTCTTTTACAGGCATTGCGCATCCGGCAGGCAACGGCCTGTGATCATGCTGCGTTGGCGGATTTGTGGCGGCGCAGCGTGGAGGCTACCCACTATTTTTTGTCTTCCGGCGAGGTGGAACGCCTGTTTCATGATGTGCGAAACACCTATCTGCCGGGCGTGGAAATTCTATGGGTGGCGGAGCTTGCCCCTTGCGGACAGACTGCCCTCGCGCAATACGCTGCGGGCAGCCCGTTGGCGGGCTTTATTGGCTGCAACGGCGCTCAGGTGAAGATGCTTTTTGTTGAGCCGCGCTGCTTCCGCCACGGTGTGGGCAGGGCGCTTCTGGAGCACGTGCGGGCCTTGCACTCCCGGCTGGCGCTGGATGTGAACGAACAGAATCCGCAGGCTCTGGCTTTTTATGAGCGGCAGGGTTTCAAGGTGGTGGGGCGGTCGGCTCTGGATGGGCAGGGCAATCCCTACCCCCTGTTGCACATGGAGTGGCAGGGCGAAACAGCCTGA